A stretch of the Lolium perenne isolate Kyuss_39 chromosome 3, Kyuss_2.0, whole genome shotgun sequence genome encodes the following:
- the LOC139837928 gene encoding uncharacterized protein yields MASLMVENFADPSPPPAANTPPEIIPVSSGHVEEEDPKAKSPAQEEAETQGQGDAEVTSEKAGEGAGDIVVFPKNFGDPADTTSTPKAYATKFFNKLTEAEKWELEQDLLNAMLNNAWGKPDSRTSEIQDFKKNIGQFCDQLICKQKEQQALHYELHKNISLQLRFTLSQAENIRTLKG; encoded by the exons gctgacccatctcccccgcctgccgcaaacactccaccggaaataattccggttagcagcgggcacgtggaggaagaagatcccaaggccaaaagccctgcccaagaagaggcggaaacacaaggccaaggagatgcggaagtcacttccgagaaggctggagagggcgctggcgacatagtcgtttttccgaagaacttcggagatccggcggacaccacttccacccccaaggcgtatgccaccaagttttttaacaagctgactgaggcggagaagtgggaacttgaacaagacctgctcaacgccatgctgaacaacgcctgggggaagccggattccaggacatcggagatccaggacttcaagaaaaacattggccagttctgcgatcaacttatctgcaagcaaaag gaacagcaggcgctgcactacgagctgcacaagaacatttccCTGCAGCTCCGCTTTActctgagtcaggcggaaaatatccggaccctgaaaggatga
- the LOC127341809 gene encoding uncharacterized protein translates to METAEQHWDLLNENILEPLGYPEQRRNLFPRDDLLQLAGDDCKDLISASRKICHNLNIKRSRTCDVRKLIGKMDVLPELVTDLQASSARGAAAMALTMCLAHTPGLDLDEVTTGVPPDADVGELLDAVSGYDTRIARRIRHEEFYDKVVLAADEPLEAELLKDLDAQARPAESGAEFTWTSSKDAPQEEPKTSTAASEEKESEEDVSSPAEGAKEQDPEGKTSPAKGE, encoded by the exons atggagacagcggagcagcactgggacttgctcaatgagaacatcttgg agccgcttgggtacccggaacagcgccggaatttgttcccacgagacgatcttctgcaactcgcgggtgatgactgcaaggatctcatctccgcctcccgcaaaatATGCCATAACTTGAACATCAAAAGGAGCCGCACTTGTgacgtgcgcaagcttattggtaagatggacgttctgccggagctggtgactgatctacaagcatcttcagcccgaggcgcagctgcaatggccttgaccatgtgcctagcacatactccgggtcttgatcttgatgaagtgaccacgggcgttcctccggatgcggacgtcggcgagctgctggatgcagtgagcggctacgacacccgcatcgcgcgcaggatccggcacgaggaattctacgacaaggtcgtcctcGCTGCTGACGAGCCCTTAGAAGCGGAACTTTTGAAGGATCTCGACGCccaggcgcgacctgcggaatccggagccgagtttacctggaccagctccaaggatgcgccccaagaagaacccaagaccagcactgctgcttccgaagaaaaggaaagtgaagaagacgtatcttctccggccgaaggcgccaaggaacaagatccagagggcaagacttctccggctaagggggagtga